TCACCGCGCGCAACCACACCGAGGCGGTCCTCCTCAAGCTCGGCGCCTCCACGCGCGCCCGCGTGGGCGCCATCCTGCGCGGCCAGGCGTGACCGGCGGCGCTGGCGCGTTGCGCCTCGCGGCCAGCGCTCGCCCCCGCCGGGGCGCACGATGAGCGCCCCCGCGCGCCTGCCGGCCCGCCTCTCGCGCGCCTGGGCCCGCGCGATCGTCCCCCGCGTCCCCACCGTCCTGTTCTCGCTCTTGCTCCTGGCGATGATGGCGGTGTCGATCATTGCCGGGCGGCAGCTGCGCCGCAGCCGGGAGAGCCACGCGCGCGCCACCGACGAGGCGCTCACGGAGTACGCCCTCTTTGCCGCGCGACTGTTCGGCGAGCGCGCCTTTGCCGTGAGCGTGTCCGAGCGCACGCGCGCCGCCGCCGCCGTCCTCACCGCCCCGCAGCGCCCCCCCACCACCGTCACCCTCGTCGACTTTGCCGCCACCGTGCGCGACGTCCTCGACGGCGACGGCTACGATGTCGGGGGCGACTCGCTGGCCGGCTACTTCCGCATGAGCGCGCGCCCCGGCGCACCGTTCGAGGCGTTAGGCTCTGCTCGGCGGGCCGACGTGCGTGCCCAGGTCGACTCGGCGCTCGCCGACGTCGAGCCGCCCCGGCTCTACCGCAACGAGACCGCGCAGCGCCACCGCATGCTCAACGGCGTCCCCATCACCGTCGTCATCGCCATGCACCGCGACGCCGACGGCTCGGTCATCACCTGGTTCGGCTACATCTTCGACCGGCTGCGACATTGGGAGGTGAGCGGCAACCGAATCCTTGCCCAGCAGCCGCTCCTCCCGCCCTCGCTCCTCGACCCCAGCTGGCGTTACGGCGCCGCCTACTCCACCGACTCGCTCATCTCCATCACCGCCTTCACGCCGCAGGGGAAGGAGCTGTACCGATCGCGTCGCGTCATTCCCGGCGGGATCTCCGGCACGTTCGAGTATCGCACGACGGCCGGCGGCGTGCGCTTCGTCGCCACGTTGCACCCGCTCCTCGTGCAGACCGTGCGCGAACGGCTGCGCGCCAACCAGCGCAACGTCATTGCCTTCGCCTGGGAGCTGGGCGGGAGGGAGCACCGGGTCGAGGCCCCGATCGAGCTCCTCCTTCCCACGCTCACCGCGCTCCTCGCCATCGCCGCCGTGTTGCACCTGTGGCGTGAGCACACGCTGGTGCGGGCGCGGCGCGACTTCGTGGCCAGCGTCTCGCATGAGCTGCGCACGCCGCTGGCGCAGATCCGCATGTTCACCGAGACGTTGCAGCTGGGACGCGAGCGCGACGCACACGAGCGCCAGGGCTGGCTCAACATCATCTCGCGCGAGGCGCGGCGACTGGGTGACCTGGTGGAGAACATCCTCCTCTTTTCCCACATCGACGCCGACCGTGCCAGGCTCGAACTCGAACGCACGGACCTCGGGGAACTGATCGAGGAAGTGGTCGAGGGCTACGTCCCCATGGCTGACCAGCGCCGGATGCGCATCCTGGCCGACGCGCCGTCGCGCATCTTCTCCATGGTCGACCCGCGCGCCATGCGACAGGTCATCGTCAACCTCCTCGACAACGCGCTCAAGTACGGCCCCCCGGGGCAGACGGTGAGCGTGGAACTGGAGCGCATCGGGAGCGTGGCGCGCATCACCGTGAGCGACCAGGGACCCGGCATCGAGTCCAACGATCGCAAGCGACTGTGGGAACCGTTCGTCCGGCTGGGGAAGGAGGCGGGGACCAGCGGCGGGAGCGGGATCGGGCTCGCCGTCGTGCGCGCGCTTGTCGAGAAGCACGGCGCGACCGTTGCCCTCGACGACGCTCCGGGCGGTGGCGCGCGTTTCATCCTCGAGTTCGAGGTGAGCGAGAGCGCGGCGGGGTTGCCGTTGCGGGCGACGGGGGAGTTCCGCGCGCCGCGGATGGTGAACGGGGTGATGATTTCGGGGGCGATGCCGGCGATGCCGAGGCCCGGGCGAGACGTTGATGCAGCAGCGGAATCGCCGTCGCCCGGACGCTCAGCCGGTGCCGGTGACTGAAACTACCTCGGTCGCGAACCGGCCGGCGTACGTCACCGTGACGCTCTCTCTGCGATCAACTCGAGCAGATCGCGCCGGAAGTCCTCCAGATGTCGCGCGGCGTCTCCACTGTCGAACGACCAGTTGCTGAGCCGCATCTGGTCGCGAAGCGCGATGACGCCGGTCGCGGTCGCCTCACCGAACAACTCGAGACAGATGGATTGCGCTTCCTGCATGCGCTGCTCTCCCGAGTGCTCCCGCGACCATGCCTTCACCTGATTCCATTCGTCCTCGGTCAGTGATGCCCACACCGCGAACAGGTCCAGCGCGTGGTAGCGCTGCTTCCTATCGGTGGCACGCGTGAGTCGGTCGCGCAGCGCGAAGAGCTTGAGGATGAAGTAGGTGAAGGGATGGAGGACAGTGACTACGATCGACTCTGTCCGTTCACGGGCCGCACGCGCATTGACTTGACATGCACGAGCGCCGCATCTGACTCCGCTACAGGCCCCGTGAGCAGGTCGATCTTCACTGTGGCGGACATGCCCTCCGCGCGGCGGGGAATCGCGAACTGCATGAAGTTGACGGTCGGTTCGTAGCCGAGCTGGCGCGCATGCGTCGGTCGTCCTGGATGCCCTGCCCGGTGGCCTTACCCTCGAGGGCGAAGTGTCCCGCGCGATACCAGTCGATGCGGTTGTTGGCGAGGTTGCCGTCCCGGTCGACCACCTGCACCGGATACTCGAATCGGTGGTGATCCGTGGGCGGGGTCGGCGCACTCACCCCCAGGGCGGCGCACAGCTCGAGGACGAACCCCTGCAGCGTGGCCTGTTCGTTCGCCGTCGTCCCCTTCCACCGCTCCATCATCGTCGCGACCCGGGGAGCGATCGCAGCGAGGTCCCATACCCGTGGCGTCATGCGCGGGAAAGTAGGGCGATGCGGGCGACGTCGCGACCGCTGCCACGGGAGCGCGCCTCCGGGGGGTGGCGAGCGACGCCAGGAAGAATGGATCCCAGCTTTCGCTGGGACGGTGGGGGTACGCTGGGGCGGTGGGCGCAGGCTGGGACGGTGGGCGCAGGGAGGGACAGTGGGCGTATGCAGGGACGGTGGGTGATTCTTCCCCAACCTCCGCTTGCGCCACCCCCGCCCGCTTCGGATTTTCGCCGGGCTGAAGTTCTGCCCCCAAGATTCCGCAATTCCGGAGGAAGTGCATGTGCATCCGAGCCCGCCACTCCTGGCGAGCGGCCCTGCTGTCGATTGCCTGTGTCGCTCCGCTTGTCGCCCCCTTCGCGGTAACCGGCGCCCAGGCCCGCCCAGCGCCTCGCCCGGCCGGCGTTCGCGCCACCGTCGTCCAGCCGGCGCCCACCGGGCCGCTGACCTTCGACTCCACCGTCTTCGGCGCCCTGCGCTGGCGCGAGCACGGCCCGGCGCGCGGCGGACGCTCGGTGGCCGCGGCCGGGTCGGTGCAGCGCCCTAACGAGTACTGGATGGGGACCACCGGCGGTGGCGTCTTCAAGTCGACCGACGGCGGGAACAACTGGGCCGCCGCCAGCGACAAATACTTCGGCGGGACCATCGGCTCGATCGCCGTCGACCCGCAGAACGCCGACATCGTCTGGGTCGGCGGCGGCGAGACGGACATCCGCGGCAACACGGCCGGCGGCGACGGCCTCTGGAAGACGACGGACGGCGGAAAGACCTGGTCGCTCCTCGGCTTCAGGGAGGAGCACATCGCGGCGATCCGAATTCATCCCACCAACAAGGACATCGCCTGGCTGGCCGTCTTCGGGAACCCGTTCCGCGCCGGCGCGGAGCGCGGCGTCTACAAGACCACCGACGGCGGCAAGACGTTCAGCAAGCTGTTGTTTGTCAACGACTCCACCGGTGCCATCGACATCCAGCTCGACCCGTCAAACCCCGACATCCTCTACGCCGCCACCTGGCAGGCGTATCGCACCTCGTGGGCGATGTCGTCGGGCGGGATGGGGAGCGGGATCTGGAAGTCGACCGATGGCGGCGCACGCTGGACCTCGCTCACGAAGACGGCCAAGGGGCTTCCCACCGGCGTGATCGGGAAGATCGGCCTCACCGTCTCGCCCGTGAAGCCGGCGCTCGTCTGGGCCGTGATCGAGCACGACTCCGGCGGCGTGTATCGCTCCGACGATGCCGGCGCCACGTGGAGCTACATCAACCGCGACCGCAAGCTGCGCCAGCGCGCCTGGTACTACTCCAACCTCGTGGCCGACCCCAAGGACACCAACGTCGTCTATGCCCTCAACGTGGGCTTCTACCGCT
The nucleotide sequence above comes from Gemmatimonadaceae bacterium. Encoded proteins:
- a CDS encoding HAMP domain-containing histidine kinase, translated to MSAPARLPARLSRAWARAIVPRVPTVLFSLLLLAMMAVSIIAGRQLRRSRESHARATDEALTEYALFAARLFGERAFAVSVSERTRAAAAVLTAPQRPPTTVTLVDFAATVRDVLDGDGYDVGGDSLAGYFRMSARPGAPFEALGSARRADVRAQVDSALADVEPPRLYRNETAQRHRMLNGVPITVVIAMHRDADGSVITWFGYIFDRLRHWEVSGNRILAQQPLLPPSLLDPSWRYGAAYSTDSLISITAFTPQGKELYRSRRVIPGGISGTFEYRTTAGGVRFVATLHPLLVQTVRERLRANQRNVIAFAWELGGREHRVEAPIELLLPTLTALLAIAAVLHLWREHTLVRARRDFVASVSHELRTPLAQIRMFTETLQLGRERDAHERQGWLNIISREARRLGDLVENILLFSHIDADRARLELERTDLGELIEEVVEGYVPMADQRRMRILADAPSRIFSMVDPRAMRQVIVNLLDNALKYGPPGQTVSVELERIGSVARITVSDQGPGIESNDRKRLWEPFVRLGKEAGTSGGSGIGLAVVRALVEKHGATVALDDAPGGGARFILEFEVSESAAGLPLRATGEFRAPRMVNGVMISGAMPAMPRPGRDVDAAAESPSPGRSAGAGD